The following nucleotide sequence is from Pseudarthrobacter psychrotolerans.
AAGAAGCTGACGATTGCGGCGATTGCGGCGGCAATGCCCAGGATCCCGACGGCGGCCGGCATCCCTCCGGCTGCCGCGCCCAGCGCGGCAATGATGAACGGTGAGATGAACTGGCCGATCCAGAGGGCGCTGGTCCAGATGCCGGTGCCCGTTCCGCGGACCTCGAGAGCAAGCAGGTTCACGGCCCAGGTGAGCAGGGTCGGCAGCAGCAGTCCGGCGCCGGCGCTGGCGAGCATGGCACCGGTCATGACTGCCGGAACGCTGCCCGCGAACCAGATCACGATGAATCCGACGGCGGACAGGCCGAACGCGACCGGCATGAGCCGGTGCGGTCCGAATTTTCCGATGGCACGGAAGGAGAATGCACCTACGGCGGTGGCCAGCGAAGCCAGCGCCGCCATCAGGCCGATGCCGCCGATATCCGTGAGCCCCTGGCCGGCGAGCAGGAATGAAAGGTGGACTACGAGGGTGTAGAAAACGATGCCGCCGAACAGAGTCACGAGGGCGGGCCTGATGATCTGGGTCCACGGCACCGCCTGGCGGAGATGTTTGGTGGGCTGCTTCACCGGTTCCCAGAGCACAAACATCATCGGCACGGCGATCAGAATGCTGATGGCGTAGAGCCAGAACGGTGCACGCCAGCTCAGTGAGCCCAGCGCGCCGCCCGCTGCCAGGAAGACCGTGGCGCTGATGGTGGTGACAACAGTCTGCAATGAAAGGTACTTGTTGCGGCGCTGCGCCGAGTAGTAGTCACCCAGGAGCGTGGTGCAGCACGTCATGATGAAGCCCTCGCAGATGCCGACGCCCACCCTGGTCACAACAATGGCCTCGAGGCTGTCCATGAAGAAGGGGGCGACGCCGAGGACGGCGTAAGCAACCATCGCCACCACCAGCACCTGCTTGCGTCCCACCTTGTCTGCCACGGCACCTGCCATGGGGGCCACGATGGCCACCATCAGCGCGGGCACCGTCAGCATCATCGGCACGAGGACAGCCACCCCCGGGGTGGCTGCGAAAATCTGCATGAGATTCGGAAGGGACGGCGCGAGCAGGACGGCGCCGAGAACGGGAAGGCAACTTCCGATCAGGAGCAGGATGCCCTGGAATGTTGTGCCCGAACGCTCGGAGGCTCCGGGGGCGGCTCCATTCGCGATGAGGCCTGTGGGGGTCGGGAGAATCGCCATTGAGATCCCTTTGCTGGGTCGCGGCGCGCGGTCATCCTCGCGCCTGTCGTTAGCCCAGAGTGCCCCAGCTTTAGTCGTTAAACAATAGATTTTCGAAAATAAGGCAATTCTAAGGTGATTACCGGGCGCTTGCTGCGGCTTCCGCCGGCTCGGCCAGGACTGATGCGAGGAGGGTGTCGGTGGTCCGCTGCAGGTGGCGGCGAAGGGACTCGACTGCTTCGTCGGCCTTGCGGGAAGTCGCCAGATCCATCAATTCGCGGTGTTCGGCACTGACATCGCGGCTTCCTTCCACTGCCGTTCCCGAAAGCTGGCGGTACAACTCCGAACTGTCGCGCAGCGTGCGGGTGAAGGCAATCAGCCGGGGCTGCCGCAGCCAACGCCGAGGGCGTCGTGGAAGGCGGCGTGGGCGGCGCTCCACTCCTCGGTGGTGCCGGGTTCGCCTGGGTGGGTCAGGGGTGCCCGCTCGAGGCGGTGGTGTGTTGCCACGACATTGGCCTCCCAGCCCATGTCCCCGGACTCGATGGAGCGCTGCAAGGCCAGACCCTCAAGCCGGATCCGCAGATCGTTCAGGTCGATCAGGTCATTCCGGGAGATGGTGATGACCCTGAACCCTTGGTTCGGCGCAAGCGCCACCAGGTGCTGTTCGGCCAGACGGACCAGGGCCTCGCGGACCACTGCCATGCTGACGCCGAATTCTTTCGACAGTGCAGCAAGTCGCAGCGGGCTGCCCGGAAGATAGCGCCCCTTGAGGATCCCGGCACGAAGCTGTTCGTAGACGTGCTCGGTCAGGGTCGAGCCGCTGGTGGTGGTTGCCATGCCTCCAAGATAGTCGATCAACGTGAATCCTGTAATTTTCGATAATTCTTGAATTCATGAAAAATCTCTGCAATGCTTGCCACAACCCCGTCATTTTTTGCACGCAGGCATGGTTTCAAGGGAGAAAATCGCATGTCAGATTACGCATCAAACCCATCGGACATGCCGGAGGCCGCCGTCACCGCCCGCGTCCACGATGTGGCAATCGTCGGGCTTGGGCCCGTGGGCCAGGTGCTGGCGCTGTTGCTGGCCCAGCAGGGGAACGACGTCGTGGTCGTCGAGAAGCAGACTGAGCCCTATCCGCTTCCCCGAGCCGTCCACTACGACGGCGACATTTCCAGGGTCCTTGACGGCCTGGGCCTTGCCGACTTCATGGCTGAGTTCTCCTCCGCCTCGGATATCTACGAGTGGCAGAACGCAGCGCGGGAAACCCTGCTGCAGTTCAGGTTCCCCATGGAGGGCTCCCAGGGCTGGCCGGAATCCACCATGTTCAACCAGCCGACCCTGGAGGGCAGGCTCCGGCAGCGGGCCGGTGAATTCCCCAACATCCGGGTCCTGCGCGGCACGGAGGTGGTAGGCGTCGAACAGGGCGAAGACCACGCCACCCTTGCCATCACCAGCCCCACGCTCAAACACAAGAAGCTGCGCGCCCGGTACGTGGTGGGCTGCGACGGGGCCAAGAGCTTTATCCGCCAGTACATGAACACCGCGGTCACCGACCTGGGATTCTTCTATGACTGGCTGATAGTGGACATCCTGCCGCAGGAGGCAAGGGAATGGACACCGGACAACCTGCAGGTATGCGACCCCGTCCGCCCCACCTCTGCCGTCAATGGCGGACCGGGCCGGCGCCGCTTCGAATTCATGCGGATGCCCCAGGACAACCTCACAACCTTCGACACGGACCAGACGGCGTGGGCACTCCTCGAACCATGGGGCATCACCCCCGCGAATGCGGCGCTGGAACGCCGCGCCCTCTATACCTTCCAGGCCAGGTTTGCGTCGGCCTGGCGTGACGGGCGGCTTTTCCTGGCCGGCGACGCAGCCCACCAGATGCCGCCGTTCTTCGGCCAGGGCATGGTCAGCGGCGTGCGGGACGCGGTGAACCTGGGCTGGAAGCTTGACCTTGTCCTGCGCGGTGCTGCTGCGGACGTCCTGCTGGACACCTATGATTCGGAATGCTCAGCACACGTCCAGCACGCCATTGGCATGTCGGTCGAGCTGGGCAAGGTCATCTGCGAAACCGATCCGGCTGCCGTGGCGGCGCGGGACGCGCACTTCCTCGCCAAGGGCCCGGACCCCGTATCGGCGCTGCCTCCCATCCCGCCGGAACGGCTGGGCCGCGGCGTCGTCCCGGGCGGCGAGCCGCTCGCTTCCCCCGTGGCAGGCATCATCGGCATGCAGGCACGCGTCACGTTCCCCGATGGCGTCACGGACCTGCTGGACCGACGCACGTTCGGCAGCTTCACGCTCATCTGCGACGGTTCCGCTGTGAGCCAGCAAGCCGCCGTCGAACTTTCCGATTGCTTTCCCGCCGGGGTTCCCGGCTGGGTGGTCCGCGTTCTGCCGGCGGGGTCGGCGCTTCCAGCGGATGTACGTACAGAAAGCACGACGGCGGCGCCCGGCGGCGTGCTGACGGTGGCCGACGCGGGCGGCCGGTACTTGGACTACCTCGCCGGATACGGCCACATTGCCCAACTGTTCCGTCCCGACTTCTACATCTACGACGGCGCCGCGGACCTCGCAGAGCTGCACAGTCTTATCACGGGCCTGGGCGACAGCCTGAACTCGACCGAAACCGAACTCTCCAGGAGCACAGCGCCATGACCCTCAAAGACAACGACGCCGTCATCGTCGCCATCGGCCGCTCACCCATCGGACGGGCAGGCAAAGGCACCCTGACTGCCATCCGCCCCGACGACCTGGCCGCCGAGGTCTTCGCCGGGGTC
It contains:
- a CDS encoding bifunctional 3-(3-hydroxy-phenyl)propionate/3-hydroxycinnamic acid hydroxylase; the encoded protein is MSDYASNPSDMPEAAVTARVHDVAIVGLGPVGQVLALLLAQQGNDVVVVEKQTEPYPLPRAVHYDGDISRVLDGLGLADFMAEFSSASDIYEWQNAARETLLQFRFPMEGSQGWPESTMFNQPTLEGRLRQRAGEFPNIRVLRGTEVVGVEQGEDHATLAITSPTLKHKKLRARYVVGCDGAKSFIRQYMNTAVTDLGFFYDWLIVDILPQEAREWTPDNLQVCDPVRPTSAVNGGPGRRRFEFMRMPQDNLTTFDTDQTAWALLEPWGITPANAALERRALYTFQARFASAWRDGRLFLAGDAAHQMPPFFGQGMVSGVRDAVNLGWKLDLVLRGAAADVLLDTYDSECSAHVQHAIGMSVELGKVICETDPAAVAARDAHFLAKGPDPVSALPPIPPERLGRGVVPGGEPLASPVAGIIGMQARVTFPDGVTDLLDRRTFGSFTLICDGSAVSQQAAVELSDCFPAGVPGWVVRVLPAGSALPADVRTESTTAAPGGVLTVADAGGRYLDYLAGYGHIAQLFRPDFYIYDGAADLAELHSLITGLGDSLNSTETELSRSTAP
- a CDS encoding GntR family transcriptional regulator translates to MATTTSGSTLTEHVYEQLRAGILKGRYLPGSPLRLAALSKEFGVSMAVVREALVRLAEQHLVALAPNQGFRVITISRNDLIDLNDLRIRLEGLALQRSIESGDMGWEANVVATHHRLERAPLTHPGEPGTTEEWSAAHAAFHDALGVGCGSPG
- a CDS encoding MFS transporter, with protein sequence MAILPTPTGLIANGAAPGASERSGTTFQGILLLIGSCLPVLGAVLLAPSLPNLMQIFAATPGVAVLVPMMLTVPALMVAIVAPMAGAVADKVGRKQVLVVAMVAYAVLGVAPFFMDSLEAIVVTRVGVGICEGFIMTCCTTLLGDYYSAQRRNKYLSLQTVVTTISATVFLAAGGALGSLSWRAPFWLYAISILIAVPMMFVLWEPVKQPTKHLRQAVPWTQIIRPALVTLFGGIVFYTLVVHLSFLLAGQGLTDIGGIGLMAALASLATAVGAFSFRAIGKFGPHRLMPVAFGLSAVGFIVIWFAGSVPAVMTGAMLASAGAGLLLPTLLTWAVNLLALEVRGTGTGIWTSALWIGQFISPFIIAALGAAAGGMPAAVGILGIAAAIAAIVSFFAPGTSARTAEATSSVPVN
- a CDS encoding FCD domain-containing protein, with product MERRPRRLPRRPRRWLRQPRLIAFTRTLRDSSELYRQLSGTAVEGSRDVSAEHRELMDLATSRKADEAVESLRRHLQRTTDTLLASVLAEPAEAAASAR